From a single Daphnia pulex isolate KAP4 chromosome 2, ASM2113471v1 genomic region:
- the LOC124188918 gene encoding uncharacterized protein LOC124188918 yields MTTHAATSYYTEASNCYTEAPADVSTKTVEYYTEAAKYFSAPIYTTTTEAAKYYAVPTCYTKAALSCYVEQKYYTDAPVYYTTTYATPSFNTAAPKYYTEEAAYYTTTYAA; encoded by the exons atgactacgcatgctgccacatcctactacaccgaggcttctaa ctgctacaccgaggctcccgctgatgtctccaccaagacggttgagtactacaccgaagcggcaaagtacttctctgccccgatctacacaaccacaactgaggcggccaagtattacgcagtcccgacttgctacacaaaagccgctctttcgtgctacgttgaacagaaatactacactgatgctccagtctactacaccacgacctacgctacacctagcttcAACActgcagcccccaagtactacaccgaagaagccgcctattacacaactacgtacgctgcctag